From Amycolatopsis sp. WQ 127309:
CCTCACGGACATCGCGACGAAGCTCGGCCCGGAGCTCGGCCGGCACCCCTGAGACGCGGAAAGTCCACAGTGGCCTCGATAAGGCCACTGTGGACTGATCCGGGGAATGCTTACTTGTTGGTGCCCGGGGTCAGCACCTTGTCGATCACGAAGACGGTGGCGTTCTTGGTGGGGATGTTGCCGCAGAGGATCTTCGCGCCGTTGACGGTCATGTTGTCGCCGGTGCCCTCGATCTTCAGCGGGCCACCGGCGGCGTTGAGCGAGTCGAGCGTGCCGGCGGACGCGAGGCCCTTGGCGTCGTAACGCTTGCCGACGACGTGGTACTGCAGGATCGGCGACAGCTCGGCCGGCTTGCCCGCCAGCTCGTTGAACTTGGCGTCACCCAACGCGGCGAAGGCCGGGTCGGCCGGCGCGAACACCGTGATGGCGGGGGCGCTGTTGAGGGTGTCGACCAGGTTGGTGGCCTTGACCGCGGCGACCAGCTTGGTCAGCAGCGGGTTGGTCGACGCGGCGGAGGCGACGGGCTGCGGGCCCATCGAGTCCAGCGAACCGGGCGCGGAACCCTGCGGCAGCTGCGAGCAGGCCGGACCGAAGACGTCGGCGTTGGTCGTCATGCCATCGGAAGCACCCGCGGCGGCGCTGGAGGACGGGGCGGCCATCGAGGACGACGGGGCCGGGGCGCTGGAGCTGCCCGACGACGCGGTGTCGCTGCCGCTGCACGCGGTCAGGGTGAGCGCGGCGGCCGCCGTCAGACCGATACCGGCGATACGAAGGTTACGCACGAAAAATCACTCCATTAAGCGGCTTGGACAGTTCACTCGGAACTGTTTGTTGTGGGTCATTCGGGGCTGCGGCGAAAACGGATTGGGTCCGATCGGGTGACACGGCTCACTGCGCGGTGAAAGCGAAACCGTGTCACCCTGCCGGCGTTTCGGCGAAACTGGTCAAGAAAGCGAAATCGTGCTGACCGGCGCGGTCGTCGGGCCGGCGGAACCGCCCGCGGGCTCGACGGTGATCCCGATGTGGTCGGTGCCCGGCGGGATCGCGGCGAGCATCGGGCGCATCTGGTGCGGCGACTCGGGTTGCATCAGCCCCGCCGACCGCGTGCCGCCGGTGCCGGTGAACCACACCTGGTAGGCGTGGCCCGCGTCGAGCGCCGGGAACCCGGAGGCGAGCAGGACGGCCTTGCCCTGGCCGCGCGACACCACGAGCGTGGCGCCGCTCTGGCCGGAGCCCTTGAGCGTCGAGGCGTCCGGCGCGGTCAGCACCGAGTTGAGCGACGCCTGTTCCTGCTGGGCGGTGTCGAGCTGCCGGTCACTGGAGGCGGTGTGCACGCCGAACGCGACCGCCACGACGGCCGCGGCGGCGGCGCCGAGCAGCGCGACGCGCACCTGCCAGGTCCGCGCCCGGCCGGGCGCGGCGCCGATGGCGGTCACCTTGGGCGGCACCTGCCGGGTCCGGGTCACCTCGGCCAGCACGCGGGCCCGCAGCTCCGCCGGCGGGTCGACCGCCACGGCGACGGCGAGCCGCGAGCCGGTCGCCCGCAGCTCTTCGACCTCCTGGCGGCAGGCGGCGCACTCCCCGAGGTGCCGTTCGAACTCGGCACGTTCCGCATCGGACACCGCGTCGAGCGCGTAAGCGCCGGTCAGCGTGTGCAGTTCGGCAGTCATCGTTCCACCCCCAAGCAGTCGCGCAGCCGGATGAGCCCGTCCCGGATCCGGGTCTTGACGGTGCCGGGTGCCACCTTCAGCACCTCGGCCACTTCCGGGTAGGTGTAGCCGTTGTAGTAGGCCAGCACGATGGACTCGCGCTGCAGGTCGGTCAGCGCGGACAGGCACTGGCGCACCCGCTCCTGGTCCAGGCTGGCCATGGTGGACTCGGTGACCTCGTCGAACGGCCGTTGCACGTCCATCCGGCCGACCTTGTCCTCGCGGTCGAGCACGGCCTGGTGGGAGCGCACGCGGTCGACGGCCCGGCGGTGGGCGATCATCAGCACCCACGACAGCGCGCTGCCGCGCTCCGGGGCGAACCTCGTGGCCTTGCGCCACACCTCCACCAGTACCTCCTGCGCCACTTCCTCGGCCTGGGCGTGGTTGCGCAGCACGCGCATCGCCAGACCCAGCACCGGACCGGCGATGAGGTCGTAGAGCGCCGAAAAAGCGCTCTCGTCCCCGGCCCCGACCCGCTGCAGCAGTTCCTCGGCACTGGCCACGGTCACCGGAGCCTCGTCCGTATGCAGCCGCAGCCGCCCACGCTCACCCATCCCCGGCAACCTCCACGTCACCCACGACGCCCTCCGGCATCTGCGGGGGATTCGCGACCGGCGGGCGCGGCGGACTGGTCTGTGCGGCGATGAGGTGGCGTGTCCCACCCTGACGGGGCAAGTTCGGCAGCCGGACCCATCCGTCCGGTCAGCGGCTCCGAAGACCTGGTGTCGCGGACTCGGTCCGGTCCGGCCGCTTCGTGAAAGTCGCGACGAATCCTTCACGTTCGAGGCTGCGCGTTGCCCGTTTGTTCGCGCTCACGGTGACCTTTAGCACTTCTCGGTCCCCCTATGGAGTGAAACGCTTTCGCATTGAGAAGGCATTGACCTCACTATGGGTTATCTCCAGAGCAAGATCGACAGAACCGACGAGACGTGAGGGGCCACCCCATGGCCGAGCCGCACAGCCTGACCAGCACCAGCGTCGACTTCGCCCTCCGCACTTTCGGCGCGGAGCCGAAGCCGGTGCCGGCCGAGCTCGAGTACGACACCCGCGACCCGTACGCGGTCGCCGTCGTGCTCCACGCGGGCGCGAACGCCGTCCGGTGGCTGTTCGGGCGCGACCTGCTCGCCGACGGCCTGCTCGCCCGCTGCGGCGACGGTGACGTGCGCATCGGCCCCGCCGGCAACCCGGAGCTGGTGATCGTCGAGCTGACCTCCCCGGACGGCGCCGCCGTGCTCGAGGCGCCCGCGAAGGAGCTCGCCGCCTTCCTGGACACGACGTACGAGGTCATCCCGGCCGGCAGCGAGAGCGACTGGTTCGACTTCGACACCGAACTCGAGAAGCTCTCCTACCAGGACTGAGCAGTACCGTCGGCGGGTGAGCTTCTTCCTGACGACCGTCCTGGCCGCCCTCGACGACGGCGGCGACCGCGTCCTGTTCCACCAGGACGGCGTCACGACCTACCACCAGGCCCGGAACCGCCTGCGCCGGCTGCACGGCGGCCTGGGCGAGGTGGACGTCGTCGCCATCGACGTCCGGAACCGGCCGGAGACCCTGCTCGTGCAGCTCGCGGCGCTTCTGCGCGGGGCGACCGTGCTGCTGGTCGCCGCTTCGGCGCCGCGGCAGGACCGGCTCGCCGCGGCCACCGCGGCGGGGGTCACCACCGTCGTCACCGACCGGCCGGACGACTGGCCCGGCGACGACGTCCGCACCCTCGACGACCTCGACGGCGAGCTCCGGGACCGGCACCTGCCCGGCGCCGTCCGCGTCCTCTTCCCCACCGGTGGCACCACCGGCACCCCGAAGCTCATCCGGCACAGCGGCATCTACGACGGCATGGCTTACATCTTCGCGCCGTCGCCGGACGGCCCCGGCCGCACGCTGCTCGTCGCGCCGATGACGCACATGACCGGCAACGCCACCGTGTTCGGCGCGCTCCTGCGCCGCGACACCCTCGTGCTCCAGGACGGCTTCGACGCGGGCGCCGTCCTCGAAGCGATCCAGCAGCACCGGATCGACACGCTCTCCCTGACGCCACCGCGTCTCGCCGCGGTCCTGGACCACCCGGCGTTGACGAGCACCGACGTCAGCAGCGTCCGCTCACTCTCCCTGGGCGCCGCGCCGCTGCCGCCGCACCGGCTCGCGCAGGCGCTCGACGTCTTCGGCCCGGTCGTCGGCCAGGGTTACGGCCTCACCGAAGCCCCGATGATCGCGAGCATCTCCGCCGCCGAGCTGATCGGGCACCCCGAGCGGCTCGGCTCCGTCGGCCGGATCGTGCCCGGGATGGAGGCGCGGCTCGCCGACGGCGAGGTCGAGGTGCGCGGACTGTCCATGATGGACGGTTACCTCGGCGGCCCGGAGGTCGGCGCCGGCTGGCTGCGCACCGGCGACCTCGGCCGCTTCGACGACGAGGGCTACCTCTACCTGCTCGACCGCGTGGACGACGTCGTCGTGGTCGGCGAGCACGGCACGAAGGTGCCCTCGACCGTCGTCGAGCACGCCCTCGCGACGCACCCCGCCGTCCGCGCGGCCGCCGTCTTCGGGAGGCACACCGTGGACGGCCAGGTGCTGCACGCCGTCGTCGTCGCCGACGGGGTCACCGTCGAAGAACTGCAGGCCCACGCCCGAAAGGCGTTCGGTCAGGAGCACTACGTCCCGGCGAGCGTGTCCTTCGCCGACGCGCTGCCGCACACCGAAGTCGGCAAGGTCGACAAGCGCGCGCTCGCTCAGGTCGTGACGGCGCCGTAGGACGACGACCGGACCAGCTTCGCGTACTTGCCGAGCACGCCCTCCGGGAACTTGTTCGGCAGCGGCTCCCAGCCCTCGCGACGGCGGGCCAGCTCGGCCGCGTCGACCAGCAGGTCGATGCTGCGGGCCTTGATGTCGACGGCGATCCGGTCGCCGGTGCGGACGAAGGCGATCGGCCCGCCGTCCACGGCTTCGGGCGCGACGTGCCCGATGCACAGGCCGGTGGTGCCGCCGGAGAACCGGCCGTCGGTCAGCAGCAGGACGTCCTTGCCGAGCCCCGCGCCCTTGATCGCCGCGGTGATCGCCAGCATCTCGCGCATCCCCGGCCCGCCCTTGGGGCCTTCGTAGCGGATGACGACGACGTCGCCGGCTTCGATCTGGCCCTCGTTCAGCGCGGCCATCGCCTCCTGCTCGCGCTCGAACACGCGCGCCGGGCCCTCGAAGCCGGCCGTGTCGAAGCCCGCGGACTTCACGACGGCGCCTTCGGGCGCGAGCGAGCCGCGCAGGATGGTGATGCCGCCGGTCGGGTGCAGCGGGTTGTCCAGCTTGCGCAGGACCTCGCCGTCGATCGGCTCGGGGTTCAGCTCGGCCAGGTTTTCGGCCACCGTGCGACCGGTGACGGTGAGCGCGTCGCCGTGGATCAGGCCCTCGTCGAGCAGGGCCTTCATCAGCACCGGGATGCCGCCGTGGCGGTCGATGTCGTTCATGACGTACTTGCCGAACGGCTTCAGGTCGCCCAGGTGCGGGACGCGGTCGCCGACGCGGTTGAAGTCGTCGAGGTCGAGCGCGACCTTCGCCTCGTGCGCGATGGCCAGCAGGTGCAGCACGGCGTTGGTCGAGCCGCCGAGGGCCATGACGACGGTGATGGCGTTCTCGAACGCCTCCCGCGTGAGGATGTCGCGTGCGGTGATGCCCTGTTCGAGCAACCCGACCACGGCCTCGCCGGACAGGTGCGCGTAGTTGTCACGACGCCGGTCCGCGGACGGCGGCGCGGCCGATCCCGGCATGCTCATCCCCATCGCCTCGGCCGCCGACGCCATCGTGTTGGCCGTGTACATCCCGCCGCAGGCGCCCTCACCGGGGCAGATGGCGCGTTCGATGCGGTCCAGGTCGGCGGTCTTCAGCCGGCCCGCCCGGCACGCGCCGACGGCTTCGAAGGCGTCGATCAGCGTGACGTCCTTCTCGGTGCCGTCGGTCAGCTTCACCCAGCCGGGGGCGATCGAGCCGGCGTAGAGGAAGACCGACGCGAGGTCGAGCCGTGCGGCGGCCATCAGCATCCCGGGCAGCGACTTGTCGCAGCCGGCCAGCAGGATCGAGCCGTCGAGGCGTTCGGCCTGCATCACCGTCTCGACCGAGTCCGCGATGACCTCCCGCGACACCAGCGAGAAGTGCATCCCGTCGTGGCCCATCGAAATGCCGTCGGAGACGGAGATCGTGCCGAACTGCAGCGGGTAGCCGCCGGCCGCGTGCACGCCTTCCTTCGACGCCTGCGCCAGCCGGTCCAGCGACAGGTTGCAGGGCGTGATCTCGTTCCAGGAGCTGGCGACGCCGATGATCGGCTTGCGCCAGTCGTCGTCGCCCATCCCGACGGCGCGGAGCATGCCCCGGGCGGGTGCGGCCTCGATCCCGTCGGTGACCGTGCGGCTGCGGGGCTTCGGGTCGATCGTCATGACGCGCCTTCCGATACGACGTTCGGACGCACTGGATGCTACCCGCGTCCGCGCGGTCCGCTCACCGGAACGGTTCCCTTCCCGGACCCGGGCGAACGGGCGAAAACTCGGCGAAATGATCGCCACAGTGGTGTGGGGCACGGGCAACGTCGGCCGGGCCGCAATCCGGGCCGTCGAGGCCCATCCCGCGTTGGAGCTGACCGCGGTGCTGGTGCACAACCCGGACAAGGTCGGCAAGGACGCGGGCGCGCTCGCCGGTGTCGGCGACCTGGGTGTCACCGCGACCGACGACGTCGAGGCGGTGCTGGGCGCGAGTCCGCGCGCGATCGTCTACGCCGCTTCCGGCGACGTCCGCTTCGACGACGCGCTGGCCGACATCGTGCGCGCGATCCGCTCGGGCGCGATCGTCGTGACGCCGGCCCTCTACCCGCTCTACGACCAGCGCAACGCGCCCCCGGAGCTGCGGGACCCGGTCCTGGCGGCGATCACCGACGGCGGCGGCTCGCTGTTCGTCTCCGGCGTCGACCCCGGCTGGGGCAACGACGTGCTGCCGCTGCTGATCAGCGGGCTCGGCACCGACGTCGACGTCATCCGCTGCCAGGAGATCTTCGACTACTCGACCTACGAGCAGCCCGACTCCGTCCGGTACCTGGTCGGCATGGGCCAGCCGATGGACTACGACCCGCCGATGCTGATGACCGGCGTGCCGTCGATGGTGTGGGGCGGGCAGGTCCGGCTGATCGCGCGCGGCCTCGGCGTCGAGGTCGACGAGCTGCGCGAGACGCTGCACCGGCGTCCGCTCGAGGAAACCGTGTCCACGCGGACCATGGGCGAGTTCGAGAAGGGCACCCAGGGCGCGGTGCGGTTCGAGGTCCAGGGCATCGTCGGCGGCGAGCCGCGGATCGTCATCGAGCACGTCACCCGCATCCACCCGGCGTGCGCGCCGGACTGGCCCACGCCGCCCAGCGGCGACGGCGCCCACCGCGTGATCATCGAAGGCCGGCCGCGCATCGAGGTCAGCGTCGAAGCGAGCGACGAAGGCGAAAACCGGTCCGCGGGCGGCAACGCCACCGCGGTCGGCCGCCTCGTCGGCGCGATCGACTGGCTGGCCGACGCGAAACCCGGCCTCTACGACGCACTCGACGTCCCGCTGCGCCCGGCAGCCGGCAAGCTCGGAAGGAGGCGCTCGTGAACATCGACATCCCCGAGGGCAAGGACCCGATCGGGTACGTGTGGGGCGAAATGGTGCC
This genomic window contains:
- a CDS encoding anti-sigma factor domain-containing protein, with translation MTAELHTLTGAYALDAVSDAERAEFERHLGECAACRQEVEELRATGSRLAVAVAVDPPAELRARVLAEVTRTRQVPPKVTAIGAAPGRARTWQVRVALLGAAAAAVVAVAFGVHTASSDRQLDTAQQEQASLNSVLTAPDASTLKGSGQSGATLVVSRGQGKAVLLASGFPALDAGHAYQVWFTGTGGTRSAGLMQPESPHQMRPMLAAIPPGTDHIGITVEPAGGSAGPTTAPVSTISLS
- the sigK gene encoding ECF RNA polymerase sigma factor SigK, with translation MGERGRLRLHTDEAPVTVASAEELLQRVGAGDESAFSALYDLIAGPVLGLAMRVLRNHAQAEEVAQEVLVEVWRKATRFAPERGSALSWVLMIAHRRAVDRVRSHQAVLDREDKVGRMDVQRPFDEVTESTMASLDQERVRQCLSALTDLQRESIVLAYYNGYTYPEVAEVLKVAPGTVKTRIRDGLIRLRDCLGVER
- a CDS encoding fasciclin domain-containing protein, whose protein sequence is MRNLRIAGIGLTAAAALTLTACSGSDTASSGSSSAPAPSSSMAAPSSSAAAGASDGMTTNADVFGPACSQLPQGSAPGSLDSMGPQPVASAASTNPLLTKLVAAVKATNLVDTLNSAPAITVFAPADPAFAALGDAKFNELAGKPAELSPILQYHVVGKRYDAKGLASAGTLDSLNAAGGPLKIEGTGDNMTVNGAKILCGNIPTKNATVFVIDKVLTPGTNK
- a CDS encoding dihydrodipicolinate reductase, producing the protein MIATVVWGTGNVGRAAIRAVEAHPALELTAVLVHNPDKVGKDAGALAGVGDLGVTATDDVEAVLGASPRAIVYAASGDVRFDDALADIVRAIRSGAIVVTPALYPLYDQRNAPPELRDPVLAAITDGGGSLFVSGVDPGWGNDVLPLLISGLGTDVDVIRCQEIFDYSTYEQPDSVRYLVGMGQPMDYDPPMLMTGVPSMVWGGQVRLIARGLGVEVDELRETLHRRPLEETVSTRTMGEFEKGTQGAVRFEVQGIVGGEPRIVIEHVTRIHPACAPDWPTPPSGDGAHRVIIEGRPRIEVSVEASDEGENRSAGGNATAVGRLVGAIDWLADAKPGLYDALDVPLRPAAGKLGRRRS
- the ilvD gene encoding dihydroxy-acid dehydratase, with product MTIDPKPRSRTVTDGIEAAPARGMLRAVGMGDDDWRKPIIGVASSWNEITPCNLSLDRLAQASKEGVHAAGGYPLQFGTISVSDGISMGHDGMHFSLVSREVIADSVETVMQAERLDGSILLAGCDKSLPGMLMAAARLDLASVFLYAGSIAPGWVKLTDGTEKDVTLIDAFEAVGACRAGRLKTADLDRIERAICPGEGACGGMYTANTMASAAEAMGMSMPGSAAPPSADRRRDNYAHLSGEAVVGLLEQGITARDILTREAFENAITVVMALGGSTNAVLHLLAIAHEAKVALDLDDFNRVGDRVPHLGDLKPFGKYVMNDIDRHGGIPVLMKALLDEGLIHGDALTVTGRTVAENLAELNPEPIDGEVLRKLDNPLHPTGGITILRGSLAPEGAVVKSAGFDTAGFEGPARVFEREQEAMAALNEGQIEAGDVVVIRYEGPKGGPGMREMLAITAAIKGAGLGKDVLLLTDGRFSGGTTGLCIGHVAPEAVDGGPIAFVRTGDRIAVDIKARSIDLLVDAAELARRREGWEPLPNKFPEGVLGKYAKLVRSSSYGAVTT
- a CDS encoding SsgA family sporulation/cell division regulator, yielding MAEPHSLTSTSVDFALRTFGAEPKPVPAELEYDTRDPYAVAVVLHAGANAVRWLFGRDLLADGLLARCGDGDVRIGPAGNPELVIVELTSPDGAAVLEAPAKELAAFLDTTYEVIPAGSESDWFDFDTELEKLSYQD
- a CDS encoding class I adenylate-forming enzyme family protein gives rise to the protein MSFFLTTVLAALDDGGDRVLFHQDGVTTYHQARNRLRRLHGGLGEVDVVAIDVRNRPETLLVQLAALLRGATVLLVAASAPRQDRLAAATAAGVTTVVTDRPDDWPGDDVRTLDDLDGELRDRHLPGAVRVLFPTGGTTGTPKLIRHSGIYDGMAYIFAPSPDGPGRTLLVAPMTHMTGNATVFGALLRRDTLVLQDGFDAGAVLEAIQQHRIDTLSLTPPRLAAVLDHPALTSTDVSSVRSLSLGAAPLPPHRLAQALDVFGPVVGQGYGLTEAPMIASISAAELIGHPERLGSVGRIVPGMEARLADGEVEVRGLSMMDGYLGGPEVGAGWLRTGDLGRFDDEGYLYLLDRVDDVVVVGEHGTKVPSTVVEHALATHPAVRAAAVFGRHTVDGQVLHAVVVADGVTVEELQAHARKAFGQEHYVPASVSFADALPHTEVGKVDKRALAQVVTAP